In the Silvanigrella aquatica genome, GTTGCTGCTAAAGTCAGTACCTGCGCGATAGTAATCAACTGTATTTTTACCGCTCAATTGATCGAAGTTTTTCCAACGCAGATCTTGGGAGCTAATAAATGCTGTTTCATAGTCCCTTGATTTTGCATATTCAAATATATTTGGTGAGGAATAAATAGTGCCTTTAGGGTCAATATTTTGCTTACCAACGAGCATATAAGGAACTGAAATAAGTGTATGAGGGCCAATGCTTACGACATTATGAAATGGAATTAACGCTCCCCTGTCATTTAAGGCGTCTAAATGGGGCGTGGTTTTTCTGTGGTAACCATACAAGCTCATATGATTTTTGGCAGCAGATTCTCCAATGATCCATAAAATATTTGGGAGTTTTTTGTGGGAAGGGGATAGCAATATTTCTGGTTTGCTTTGCTTTAAGGTTTTAAAATATAAGGAACGCGCCGTTTCGGGAAGTGCGGCATAAACCGAAGTAATGGAATTTTGATAATCTAGTATAAGGTACCAATTCATCCCGCAAAGAGCCAAAATAGATAAATAAATAGGGGATAGAATAAAAACAAATAAGTTCTTATATTTTATTTTTTGATTATTTTGAAGCAATATAAATGCTATAATAAAAGCAAATATGGCGAATGAAAATATTTTAATGTAATTTATATTTTCTAAAGCGAGTTTGCTAGTAAGCGAGGGTTCGCTAAAAAAGAAGCGGATGCCGTAGGCATTTAAGGGTTTATTATAAAATGCATAGTGCCCCGTCTGAATGCCTAAAGGAATAATGAGGAGAGCGCATGCTAAAAGTTTAGAAAATATTTTTCCTTTAGATATGAAGTGGAGTAGACTTATAAATAGTACTAAAGCAATGAGGCTTAATAAATAGTTTACAAAATAGCGACCACCGATAATGTCATGAAAAAATTTAAAAGGAGATTTTACGATAAATATGTCGTAAATTATTAAAATTCCACTGAGAAGAAATATTTTTTTTAATCCAGAAATACATTGCAATTTGCTTAATAAACTTCGTAACATTTTTTAACCTTAATCAGAACAAATACAAGAGTACCTTTCGTATATTAAAAAAACCGCACTTTCAATATGAAGAGTGCGGTTTTCTTTTTAGTTCTGATATGTCAGACAATTAGCGCGCGTCGCCGCCTTGTCCATAGCTTAAAATAGCCATTGTGCGAGCACGTTTTACAGCAAGTGTAAGAGCACGTTGTTGTTGTGCGCTTGCGCCGCTGATACGACGAGGTACAATTTTACCGTGTTCAGTTACGAAACGACGGAGTAATTGAGTGTCTTTGTAATCAAATGTGATTTGTGGATCAAGCGTACGCTTTGGTCTGGAATAGCGACGTTTTTTCTTACCTGTGGATACTGCCATGGGAAAACTCCTAATGAAGTTCGATAAATACAATGTAGGCAGCAGCGTTGGGCTCGTTCAAAATGATGATTGCCAACGCAGCGACTCAACAAAAACATGAGAGGGAAGATAAGCACAGCCCGAAGCTGGCGTCAAGCTAAAAGAGTGTTTGATCGCTGCCGAGAACGGTTTCTTTTGTTTTTTTAGCAGACATTTGCGATTTATAGGAAGACTTTTGGTATCCAAGAGCCTTTAATAAGAGTTCTGAGCCTAATTCATTTTTGTTAAACTTTTTTAAGGAATACAGAAAATCTAGGGCTTCTCTTGGTGATAAAGAATCGGGATCTGTTACAGAAATGATATCCAAAAGCTTTATTTCATTTGATTTTTCATTGTTATTCTCTTTGTTAATAAAGGCTTTTTGCTCCACTTTACCTACATCATCTCTATTTTGCGAATCCATAATGGGGGCGGGGGGTTGCAATGTGAAGTTCATCTTTTTACTATCTGCTTTATTCTCAAGAGTGTCTAGAAGTTCTTCTGCACGCTGTATTATTTTTTCGGGAATACCGGCAAGTTCAGCAACGTGAATACCATAGCTTTGTCCCGCACTTCCTGAGTTGTATTTGCGCGTGAATTCAATAGCACGTTTTTCAATATTGTCATTTATAATAATATTTTCAGAAACTTGCATATGCATCGGTTGAATGTTGGACTTTTGGGAAATGACCTCTTGAAGCTCATGATAATGAGTTGAAAATAAGGTACGGGCTTTTACTTCATCATGTAAGTTTTCTAAAATGGCCCAGGCCAAGGAAAGGCCATCAAAAGTTGAAGTGCCCCGTCCAATTTCATCGAGCAAGAGCAAGCTTTGGGGAGATGCAAAGCGGAGCATATGAGCTGTTTCTAGCATTTCTACCATAAATGTGGACTGATTTTTTAAGGCATTGTCGGCTGAGCCTATACGGGTAAAAATGCGATCGACCATGCCTATTTTTGCTGTTTTAGCAGGAACAAAAGAGCCCATTTGACAAAGCACTTGAGTGAGTGCCACTTGTCGCATAATGGTGCTTTTACCTGCCATATTAGGACCTGTAATGAGGTGAATCAGAGGATTTTTATTCTCATCACTTTTTTCAATTCCAAGAGTAATATTATTAGCAATGAAGGGTTCTGAATTTGTGCTTAAATGAGCTAAAATAGGGTGTGTTGAATCGGTTAGTTGGGTTAAATTTTCATTTACCAAAGTCGGTTTACACCAGTTGTATTGTAAGGCAAGATTGGCAAAAGTAACTGTGAGATCGATTTCTGCTATTAAACACGATGCCTGGCATAAATAATTAGAAAAATCGAGTATTTTTATGCGTAAACCTTCTAATAACTCTTTTTCTAAAATTATCCGATTATCGCTTGCTGCTAATGCTTTTTCTTCTAATTCTTTTAGCTCTGGGGTAACAAATCTTTCACAATTGGTAAGAGTTTGTTTCCTTATGAAATGTTTTGGCGCTTGCGCTATTTTACCTTTAGAAATTTCAAAATAATATCCAAAAGCTCCTGTATAACCAATTTTTAATGTATGAATTTGTGATAATTCTCGTTCTTTTTTTTCTAAGTCGGAAAGCATTTGATTAAAATTTGTTGAGAGAGAAATGGCTTCATCGAGTTCATTGGAATAACCCTCTTTAAAAATAATACCGCCTTTTCCAATAATAGGTGAGGGATCTTCTGCTAAGGATTTTTCTAGTAATTCGAAAAGGGGTTTCAAAGCTAAAATAGTTTCATTGTCTTTTAAAAGTTCATTTAATAATGGGGCTTGTTTCCAATTTAAAATAACATTTTGAAATAATGGTAAGGTACCAAGAGTTTGTCGTAACCACGCCATAGCGCGTGCATCTAAGTTACGTTGTGCTGCGCGAGATAATAATCTGTCAATGTCTCCAGTGTTTCTTAATAACTCTACGAGTTCTGGAATTAAACCTGTGCAATTTACAACCTCGGAAATTTTATGGAGTGATATATTCACTTCTTCAGCGTTTTTATAAGGATATTTTAATCTATGCAATAATTTACGACTGCCTGTAGCGGTTATGCATTTATTTAAAAAATGAAATAAACTCCCCTTTTTTTCTCCTGATGCTGTATAGAAAAAATCGAGGTGTCTCCTTGTTGCTTCGTCAATAATTAAATGTGTTGATAATTCATATTTTGTAATAAATTGAATATTTTTTAATACATTTTTTTGTGTTGATTTTAAATATTGTAGAATGGCGCAAATTGCTGGCAAACTTTGTGGAATATGGGTTAAGCCAAAGGAATGAAAATCTTTTTCTTTAAAAAATTCACAAAATAATTCTTTACAAGCAAGTTCTGATTTTAAAATCCAATTTTCTATTGAATTTATGGCAATAATATTTTTTTGTTGAATTGATTTAAGTAGCGAGCTTAATTTTTGATGAATGTTATGCGGAGCAAGCAATTCTTTTGGTGAAATTGTTGATAATTCTTGCAATAATAAAGACTCATTTAATTCATATGTAATACGAAACTCGCCTGTTGAGACATCGATATAAGATAAAGTATATTGTTTTTTGCATTCAATCACGCTGGCAAGGTAACAACCAAAACTTCTCTCGTTTGGTGATTCCTCTTCTTCCAAATCTCCTGGGACAGCGGGTGTGGCAATGCGTGTTATTTCTCTTTTGACAATTCCTTTTGCTTGTCTCGGGTCTTCTATTTGATCGCAAACAGCAACCTTAAAGCCAGCAACAACGCATTTTTTTAGCGCATTTTTATATCCTACAACAGGAACCCCGGCCATGGGAACGGGAAACTCACTAGATTTGTCTCTTGATGTTAATGTTAATCCACAAATATCGGATGCTATAATGGCATCAAGCCCAAATAATTCGTAGAAATCTCCCATTCTGAAAAAGAGCAGGGCATCGGGGACTTCTTCTTTTGCGGTGCGAAACTGTTTCATCATGGGAGAATCAAGTTGTTTAATAGCAATTCCTGAGCAATGTTCCTTACTCAGGCGTTCTAATGCAGGTTTTAAGTGAGGAGGGAGCTCTTTCCCTTGGGAAAGCCATTGGGAGATGAGAAGAGAAAGTTGTTCATTTGTATTTTGTTCATGTGTCATTTTTACAAGCCCTTTTTGGTACAAGATTTACCAGCGGGGGCAACTATAAAGTATAAAAAAAGCAGAGTAAAATTTACTCTGCTTTTTCTCTTCTGGAGACACTGCGTTGGTTGGCAGCTAATACGCGTTTGCGTAGACGGATGTTTTTAGGAGTGATTTCAATCCAATCGTCATCTTCAACCCAGTCAAGAGCAGTTTCAAGGCTCAATTTGGTGATAGGAGATAGTTTTGTGGAATCGTCAGATCCGGAAGCACGCATGTTTGTTAGTTTTTTCTCACGAACAGCGTTCACATCCAAGTTGGAATCGCGATTGTGTTCACCAATAACCATGCCTTCATAAACTTCTTCACCAGCAGTCACAAATAAACGACCGCGTTCTTCGAGTCCCGAAAGAGCGTATTCTGTTGTTTTGCCAGAACGATCGGCAATAAGAGAGCCATTTACGCGAGAAAGGAAATTACCACGGTTTTGTTCCCAGCCTTCAAAGTAACTGGACATAAGGCCTTCGCCTTTGGTGTCTGTGAGGAACGTGCTGCGGTAACCTAAAAGTCCACGGGTTGGGATGCTAAATTCAATACGTGTGCGTCCGTTGTTGAATGCTTGCATGTTCTCAAGGCGACCCTTGCGGATAGAAAGTTTTTCTGTGACGGCACCTACGCTATTGTCGGGAACATCGAGAACAACTCTTTCAACAGGTTCTAATTCTTTGCCTTTTTCTGTTTTTGTAATCACCTTAGGACGTGCGACCATACACTCACCACCAGCACGGCGGAGGTTTTCCATCACAATAGCAACTTGCAATTCACCACGGGCTTTTAAGATAAAAACTTCGGGAGAATCTGTATTTTCTATTTTAAGAGCCACGTTATTCATAGCTTCTTTGTGTAAAAATTCACCAAGTTTGTTACTTGTTAAATATGTTCCTTCACGACCTGCTGTAGGGGAGGTGTTTACGCTGACTTCCACGCCCACTGTGGGGGGATCGACTTCAATGCGCGGAAGGGCTTCTGGATTAGAAGCTTCGGCAATGGTGTCACCAATAGCTAAGTCTGTAAGACCCGTAGCAACAATGGCAATGTCGCCCGCAGAGACGCTTTCTACGTCAACTTGTTCAAGCCCACGATAAGCTCTCACTTTAATAATTTTTGCAGGCTGAGTTTTACCTTCTTTGTTTATTAAAACAATGCTTTGGTTTGCTTGTAAAGTACCGCGTTCGACGCGGCCAATAGCCAAACGACCTAAGAAGTTATTGTAGCTAAGGTTATTCACAAGCATTTGTGCGCCGCCTTCGGTAGCAACCTTTGGAGGTGGTACGTGCTCTAGGACGGTGTCAAAGAGATCTTGAAGATTTTCTTTTTGAACGCCCTGTTCTTTGCTTGCCCAGCCGTTGCGACCGGAAGCGTAAAGAATTGGGAAATCAAGGTGATGATCTTCAGAGGAAAGTTCTAAGAAGAGATCTTGAACCATTTCGGAAACTTCATCAATACGTGCGTCGGGACGATCAACTTTATTAATAACAAGAATCATACGGAGATTGCGTTGTAACGCTTTTTGCAACACGAATCTTGTTTGAGGAAGGGGACCTTCTGCTGCATCAACAAGCAGAATGGCACCATCAACCATCATCAAGGTGCGCTCTACTTCACCGCCGAAGTCGGCGTGGCCCGGGGTGTCGACAATGTTTATGCGTACGTCTTTGTAAACCATGGATGCATTTTTAGCAGCAATGGTAATTCCACGTTCGCGTTCGAGGTCCATACTGTCCATGACACGTTCTGCAATGGCTTGGTGAGCCGCAAAAGTACCAGATTGTCCAAGAAGTTTGTCAACCAAAGTTGTTTTACCATGGTCAACGTGAGCTATGATCGCAATGTTACGCATATTTCCGTTATTCGTTGTCATACAAAGCCTTTCGTAAGATTGGATCAAACAGGATCCAAGATATTTTCCGTTTCGTTGGTATTCATATTTCTTTAAAAATGCAAATCAATTCATTGTAGGGTACCATAAAGTGTGAGAGTTTCCTGTGCCATGCGTTCCCAAGAGTATTTTTTAGAGAGCTGTAACCCATTTTGTACATTTTTTTTAAGATTTGGGTTGTATTCATCAAGTGATTCATGGATTCCTCTTTGGATATCTTTGATATCTAAAGGGTCAACATAAATGGCCACATCTTCCATAATTTCAGGAAGAGAAGTCGTATTGCTGATAACCACAGGAACTCCGCAGGCAGCGGCTTCGATGGGAGGTAAGCCAAATCCTTCATACAATGAAACATAAACAAAACTACTACACAATGAATAAATAAGTGGGAAATCCTCTTCTTTGACAAAGTCAACAAAATGAACATCTTTATGTTTTCCATATTTTTTGGAAATTTCAAGAAGAGAGGTGTGATTTTGTGTAAGAATAACTAAGGGCAGTTTAAAGTTTCCTGTACAATAAGCTTCCGTAAGTCTTTCTAGGTTTTTATGTGGTTTGTTATTCCCAATGGTAAAAATGTATTTGGGAGGTAATTTATGTTTGAAGACAACGGAATGTACTTTTTCTTGATTAAAAGCTTCAGCAGGTTGAAAATTATTATAAACTCCATTGTAAAAAACATGAATTTTCTCGTTTGGTAAACCCAAGTATTTTATGATTTCATTTTTAGAGAAATTTGAGACTGTTATGATAGATTTTGCTTTCAATAATTTTCTTTTTAAAAAAATGTTATAATAAATTTTTTGAATTAAGGAATAATTATTTGAAAGAGCCATATGATTCATATCATGAATAGTTGCAATAAGGGGTATAGAACTTAAAAGTGGTACTATGAAATGTGGCGAATGAAATAATTTTGGTTTATATTTTAATATTGTAAAAATAATTTCAAATTGCCCTAAAAAACTAAATGTCCCAAATTTTAAAGTAACAATTAAGAAATTGCTAGGTAACTTATACTCATTAAAAGGTGAATTTGCATTGGTGACAAGAATAAAATTGAAATTTTCATGATCTTTACAATTAATTATGTTAAAAATCAGTTCCCTAATATGCCTCGCTATGCCATGTTCAGCGTCTTTAACGACAATTCTAGCGTCAAGCATAATTGTTTTTTTGTCTGAACTCATTTTTTACTCCATAATTAAATAATTTATAGTTTGCGATTTATTAAAAAATAGCATTTAAGATATTCAGAAGAATCGGGATTTGCAAGATGTGTGTGACACGGTGATTGTTCCCCTTTGTGCAAAAATACCCAATTTCCTTCATTTAATCCAACGCAAACCGATTCTAAAAAATCGTGATCAGGAATATGTCTGCTGCAACTGCATAAAATAAGAATACCATTATCAGAAAGTAATTTACTCGCTAATTTAGTCATGCGTGAATAAGCTCTTTTTGCTTCAGGCACATGTTTTTTAGTTTTAGCAAAGGCAGGAGGATCGGCAATAATTAAATCATATTTTTTTTCAAGTTTTAAAAGCCTCTGCATGTGTTCAAACATATCTCCATGGAGCATTTCAACTGTTACATTATTATTAGAGTTTGCCAAAATGTTATTTTTTGCAAGATTGAGTGCCCATGAATCTTGATCAATTAATGTCAAATCATTTACTCCAGACGATGCTGCTGTCGCGCTCCAAGCACCGGCATAACTACAAATATCAAGGCAAGACTGTATATCATAATCTTTTATTATTCTTGATAGGTATTCTAAATTTTTTCTTTGATCAAGAAATAAACCTGTTTTTTGCGCCTTGTTAAGAAAAAAGTTCATTTTTAGTTTAGCAAAGTTACAGTTAACTTCATAATTATTATTTTCTTTGGAAGATTCTGTGATCCAACGTGTTCTTTCGGGTAAATCTTCCATTTTTCTGATTTGCCCCGTGCTTCTTTCGAACAGCGGTCGATTGTCAATTAATTTAAGGGCATCAATTATAAATGGCAGTAAGAACTCACCCGCTTGAGAAGAACTTTGAATGACCAGAACGCTTTGGTAGTCATCAATGGCAATAGCAGGAAGGCCGTCATTGTCTCCATGAGATAATCGAAAAGCTTCCTCTTTTGGAAATTGAAATTTTATTTTTTCACGTTTTAAAGTGTTTAAATGCTCGGAAATTGCTTTAATAAATGTTTCTTTTTTAATAGTATTATTTTCTATGTGATTAAAAATTTTATCTGGTAAAAAACGAACTGATATCAGACTTTTCTTGCAATAAATGCCAATTTTTTTTGTTCCTTTAATATGTACAAGAGAAACTTTTTGATCGTTTAATTCATTATCATTAATATGTTTAATTTGATTGCTAAATAGCCAGGGGCTTTTAAAAAAGTTGTTTTTTAAGCCCATTGTTTCAATTTCCAAAATTTGAATCACTTTGCATTCCTCGTATTCTAAAAAAATAATTGTATCTCAGATAGCTTCCATTTTTTATTTT is a window encoding:
- a CDS encoding glycosyltransferase family 4 protein, giving the protein MSSDKKTIMLDARIVVKDAEHGIARHIRELIFNIINCKDHENFNFILVTNANSPFNEYKLPSNFLIVTLKFGTFSFLGQFEIIFTILKYKPKLFHSPHFIVPLLSSIPLIATIHDMNHMALSNNYSLIQKIYYNIFLKRKLLKAKSIITVSNFSKNEIIKYLGLPNEKIHVFYNGVYNNFQPAEAFNQEKVHSVVFKHKLPPKYIFTIGNNKPHKNLERLTEAYCTGNFKLPLVILTQNHTSLLEISKKYGKHKDVHFVDFVKEEDFPLIYSLCSSFVYVSLYEGFGLPPIEAAACGVPVVISNTTSLPEIMEDVAIYVDPLDIKDIQRGIHESLDEYNPNLKKNVQNGLQLSKKYSWERMAQETLTLYGTLQ
- a CDS encoding sulfatase-like hydrolase/transferase — encoded protein: MLRSLLSKLQCISGLKKIFLLSGILIIYDIFIVKSPFKFFHDIIGGRYFVNYLLSLIALVLFISLLHFISKGKIFSKLLACALLIIPLGIQTGHYAFYNKPLNAYGIRFFFSEPSLTSKLALENINYIKIFSFAIFAFIIAFILLQNNQKIKYKNLFVFILSPIYLSILALCGMNWYLILDYQNSITSVYAALPETARSLYFKTLKQSKPEILLSPSHKKLPNILWIIGESAAKNHMSLYGYHRKTTPHLDALNDRGALIPFHNVVSIGPHTLISVPYMLVGKQNIDPKGTIYSSPNIFEYAKSRDYETAFISSQDLRWKNFDQLSGKNTVDYYRAGTDFSSNVSVAKGADDLKVLESSIIPHLENMRPPFLLVTQMDGSHYPYKTHSEPQYKKFFPENSPNGTNAYDNTLVYSDIYLSKLIESARKKDPSIWIFYTSDHGQSVPLAREINTEEKDDHEENKSFLSKWREKITKVFEANEDEENDDESKIVFNQGYNNDIIHNAFFVVPPDEYKNEILNKQNAPIAQSDIFATILHLMDIENPASPIDGLSLLNPISENRLRISTGFVVTNDNIPEAQVTLPDKSSYFIDFSRKSISSSKDKSVFHFEDAPKEIKNLFDKEFYIEDKQINTARL
- the typA gene encoding translational GTPase TypA, whose protein sequence is MTTNNGNMRNIAIIAHVDHGKTTLVDKLLGQSGTFAAHQAIAERVMDSMDLERERGITIAAKNASMVYKDVRINIVDTPGHADFGGEVERTLMMVDGAILLVDAAEGPLPQTRFVLQKALQRNLRMILVINKVDRPDARIDEVSEMVQDLFLELSSEDHHLDFPILYASGRNGWASKEQGVQKENLQDLFDTVLEHVPPPKVATEGGAQMLVNNLSYNNFLGRLAIGRVERGTLQANQSIVLINKEGKTQPAKIIKVRAYRGLEQVDVESVSAGDIAIVATGLTDLAIGDTIAEASNPEALPRIEVDPPTVGVEVSVNTSPTAGREGTYLTSNKLGEFLHKEAMNNVALKIENTDSPEVFILKARGELQVAIVMENLRRAGGECMVARPKVITKTEKGKELEPVERVVLDVPDNSVGAVTEKLSIRKGRLENMQAFNNGRTRIEFSIPTRGLLGYRSTFLTDTKGEGLMSSYFEGWEQNRGNFLSRVNGSLIADRSGKTTEYALSGLEERGRLFVTAGEEVYEGMVIGEHNRDSNLDVNAVREKKLTNMRASGSDDSTKLSPITKLSLETALDWVEDDDWIEITPKNIRLRKRVLAANQRSVSRREKAE
- the mutS gene encoding DNA mismatch repair protein MutS, producing MTHEQNTNEQLSLLISQWLSQGKELPPHLKPALERLSKEHCSGIAIKQLDSPMMKQFRTAKEEVPDALLFFRMGDFYELFGLDAIIASDICGLTLTSRDKSSEFPVPMAGVPVVGYKNALKKCVVAGFKVAVCDQIEDPRQAKGIVKREITRIATPAVPGDLEEEESPNERSFGCYLASVIECKKQYTLSYIDVSTGEFRITYELNESLLLQELSTISPKELLAPHNIHQKLSSLLKSIQQKNIIAINSIENWILKSELACKELFCEFFKEKDFHSFGLTHIPQSLPAICAILQYLKSTQKNVLKNIQFITKYELSTHLIIDEATRRHLDFFYTASGEKKGSLFHFLNKCITATGSRKLLHRLKYPYKNAEEVNISLHKISEVVNCTGLIPELVELLRNTGDIDRLLSRAAQRNLDARAMAWLRQTLGTLPLFQNVILNWKQAPLLNELLKDNETILALKPLFELLEKSLAEDPSPIIGKGGIIFKEGYSNELDEAISLSTNFNQMLSDLEKKERELSQIHTLKIGYTGAFGYYFEISKGKIAQAPKHFIRKQTLTNCERFVTPELKELEEKALAASDNRIILEKELLEGLRIKILDFSNYLCQASCLIAEIDLTVTFANLALQYNWCKPTLVNENLTQLTDSTHPILAHLSTNSEPFIANNITLGIEKSDENKNPLIHLITGPNMAGKSTIMRQVALTQVLCQMGSFVPAKTAKIGMVDRIFTRIGSADNALKNQSTFMVEMLETAHMLRFASPQSLLLLDEIGRGTSTFDGLSLAWAILENLHDEVKARTLFSTHYHELQEVISQKSNIQPMHMQVSENIIINDNIEKRAIEFTRKYNSGSAGQSYGIHVAELAGIPEKIIQRAEELLDTLENKADSKKMNFTLQPPAPIMDSQNRDDVGKVEQKAFINKENNNEKSNEIKLLDIISVTDPDSLSPREALDFLYSLKKFNKNELGSELLLKALGYQKSSYKSQMSAKKTKETVLGSDQTLF
- a CDS encoding class I SAM-dependent rRNA methyltransferase; the encoded protein is MIQILEIETMGLKNNFFKSPWLFSNQIKHINDNELNDQKVSLVHIKGTKKIGIYCKKSLISVRFLPDKIFNHIENNTIKKETFIKAISEHLNTLKREKIKFQFPKEEAFRLSHGDNDGLPAIAIDDYQSVLVIQSSSQAGEFLLPFIIDALKLIDNRPLFERSTGQIRKMEDLPERTRWITESSKENNNYEVNCNFAKLKMNFFLNKAQKTGLFLDQRKNLEYLSRIIKDYDIQSCLDICSYAGAWSATAASSGVNDLTLIDQDSWALNLAKNNILANSNNNVTVEMLHGDMFEHMQRLLKLEKKYDLIIADPPAFAKTKKHVPEAKRAYSRMTKLASKLLSDNGILILCSCSRHIPDHDFLESVCVGLNEGNWVFLHKGEQSPCHTHLANPDSSEYLKCYFLINRKL
- the rpsR gene encoding 30S ribosomal protein S18; translated protein: MAVSTGKKKRRYSRPKRTLDPQITFDYKDTQLLRRFVTEHGKIVPRRISGASAQQQRALTLAVKRARTMAILSYGQGGDAR